A window of the Bacteroidota bacterium genome harbors these coding sequences:
- a CDS encoding helix-turn-helix domain-containing protein, producing MYCKKCGSDKYVKAGKVAERQRYKCKNCGYHYTINSKGKDPGIKRLALEMYLEGNSFREISRRLNVSDVSVIKWVRKFGKAIEVLKRKDREFD from the coding sequence GTGTATTGTAAAAAATGTGGGTCGGATAAATATGTAAAAGCAGGAAAAGTCGCTGAAAGGCAGCGATATAAATGCAAAAACTGTGGTTATCATTATACAATAAACAGCAAGGGTAAAGATCCGGGAATAAAGCGTCTTGCTTTGGAAATGTATCTTGAAGGAAACAGTTTTAGAGAAATAAGTAGAAGACTTAATGTAAGTGATGTTTCAGTGATTAAGTGGGTAAGAAAGTTTGGTAAAGCTATAGAGGTTTTGAAGCGAAAAGATAGGGAATTTGAT